A portion of the Pirellulales bacterium genome contains these proteins:
- a CDS encoding phage minor head protein: MTTLDKIIGRGLIASEAIFDEFLRRFWRELRLADLQNPALIVAKARAILAELEPSFTSVIAIPQLAAWILGQKQISDKLPEFTRQQLRGWGGGNDPPRPPRLTLAAFGEDGPPVIRFPRIEQAANLMQTRGILDPADYYHAGDAIRANSFTMSGKVNEAILTRVRDVLAEQVQDGASLADFRRAMAGELEEATLGPAHLETVFRTNVQTAYSDGQEVLASNPVVAAVFPYQEYYATHDARTRPEHIALETLGLDGTGIYRRDDPLWDMFTPPWGFNCRCTVNLLTIRQAADRGVKEAQLWLRTGREPINPEWRIAAIPFRPPVGWGQRRKLVAA, translated from the coding sequence ATGACCACTCTCGACAAAATCATCGGACGGGGACTGATCGCCAGCGAAGCGATTTTTGATGAATTCTTGCGCCGATTTTGGCGTGAATTGCGACTGGCCGACCTGCAAAATCCGGCCCTCATTGTCGCCAAAGCCCGGGCGATCCTAGCCGAACTAGAGCCGTCTTTTACGTCGGTCATCGCTATCCCGCAACTCGCCGCTTGGATTCTGGGGCAGAAGCAAATCTCCGATAAGCTGCCGGAATTCACGAGGCAACAATTGCGCGGCTGGGGGGGAGGCAACGACCCTCCCCGGCCCCCCCGGCTCACGCTGGCGGCGTTTGGGGAAGATGGTCCGCCGGTGATTCGCTTTCCGCGGATCGAGCAAGCGGCCAACTTAATGCAAACCCGTGGCATTCTCGATCCGGCGGATTATTACCATGCCGGTGATGCCATCCGGGCCAACTCCTTCACGATGAGCGGCAAGGTCAACGAAGCCATTCTGACCCGCGTGCGGGACGTATTGGCCGAGCAAGTCCAGGATGGGGCTAGCTTGGCTGATTTTCGCCGCGCGATGGCGGGAGAACTGGAGGAGGCCACGCTTGGTCCAGCACACCTAGAAACCGTGTTTCGCACGAATGTGCAAACCGCGTATTCCGATGGCCAGGAAGTGCTGGCGAGCAATCCCGTGGTGGCCGCTGTGTTTCCTTATCAGGAATACTATGCCACACATGACGCCCGCACGCGGCCTGAACATATCGCGCTTGAAACGCTGGGCCTCGATGGCACCGGGATTTATCGGCGGGATGATCCTCTATGGGATATGTTTACGCCCCCGTGGGGTTTTAACTGCCGCTGCACGGTCAATCTCTTGACGATTCGTCAAGCCGCGGACCGGGGCGTTAAGGAAGCCCAGCTTTGGCTGCGGACTGGCCGCGAACCGATCAATCCCGAATGGCGCATTGCGGCGATCCCCTTTCGCCCTCCGGTCGGCTGGGGCCAGCGCAGAAAGTTGGTGGCCGCATGA